Below is a window of Actinomycetota bacterium DNA.
TGCCTTGATTCAACAGCCCCCGGTAACCTTCACCAAAGTCACAAGATGAATTTGGTAAAAGATAAGTTTTGGAGCTCCCTTTTTTCGAAAGCCCTGCCAACCCTGTTGGTTGGGGGTTCGACTCCCTCCGGGCGTGCAAAACCTTGAAGTCTCCACATGCTTCGACCAGCTGGCAGATACTTTTAAAGATAAATCAACTATTGTGCTAATGTTCCACAGAGTAATCAACTTCCTCATCAATACACCAGAAAAAGTAAAAGGACTAAGGCCGACCTAATGACCAAAAAGAATATGTTTCGCCAAATTGCTGCATCTACTCTGCTACTAGCATGTTGTTTCTCGGCAGCGCCAGCACAAGGGGAAGTACTCTTAACTTCGGACGGCTTCAAATACACCATCACTGATAATCAAGTAACAATTACGGGCTGCGCGGAGAAATGTCCGCTCAACTTGATCATTCCGAGCACCTTGTCGGCAACAGGTTCTGCTCCAGTAGTGGCGACAGCGAACTACGCATTTAATGGTCAAGAGATTGCATCAGCAAAAATTGCAAAATCTATAACGACAATTGGCACCGGAACATTTCAAGATGTTTCAACTCTTACCAAGGTAGAGTTTGAATCGCCATCCTCAGTGAAGGAGATTCTTGGCTACGCTCTGGCCGGAACTGGAATTACCTCGCT
It encodes the following:
- a CDS encoding leucine-rich repeat domain-containing protein, which encodes MTKKNMFRQIAASTLLLACCFSAAPAQGEVLLTSDGFKYTITDNQVTITGCAEKCPLNLIIPSTLSATGSAPVVATANYAFNGQEIASAKIAKSITTIGTGTFQDVSTLTKVEFESPSSVKEILGYALAGTGITSLNLPNTLETLGYGAFGWAESLTSVSIASGSKLATISDYAFADSRISWIELPASVTTLGSQAFADSPNLTSVTFLGNLPTAENDSFARSPITKFYRLPSATGWESAFIRVKVTVTNAVGSSILFITTSGKVASK